The following are encoded together in the Strongyloides ratti genome assembly S_ratti_ED321, chromosome : 2 genome:
- a CDS encoding AAA+ ATPase domain and ATPase, AAA-type, core domain and P-loop containing nucleoside triphosphate hydrolase domain-containing protein, which produces MSRLKEEIITFFAQSVIGLGLTLIALKVSFSYIYPELDQRKKVKNKAGDILKKMGFSDPPTLTEYESTILLSLVDPSDGGSYNDIIGYSDIISTLKRRIVYPLLLSFKKNDKLLQPPKGVLLYGHPGVGKTKIARTVAGECGCRFINCDMSIMMDKYYGESQKMISALFSLAQKLQPVIIFIDEIESFLRTRNETDNEVNQAFKAQFMSQWDGFNESNSKIVIMAASNLPTLIDPAILRRMPVKIEIPLPDAETRIAMFKHYLPSLDLNNEKINIIDEIATKSQGLSCADVVEISRIAVIDKVGELIDSIEILDDNFEKNMHGIENVNHVNSVSAEDLLRSVTTFVKEKSGTVKGNQFNFQESLREIFQTETFGDIKKKYSDILNIEKAVDELGVD; this is translated from the exons ATGAGTCGTCTGaaagaagaaataattactttttttgcTCAATCAGTTATTGGATTAGGATTAACATTGATTGCTCTTAAAGTTTCttttagttatatatatCCAGAATTAGATCAAAggaaaaaagtaaaaaataaa gcAGGTGATATATTGAAGAAAATGGGTTTTTCGGATCCACCAACACTTACTGAATATGAAAGTACGATTTTATTAAGTCTTGTTGATCCTTCAGATGGTGGTAGTTATAATGATATCATTGGATATTCTGATATCATATCAACACTTAAACGTCGTATTGTATATCCATTACTTTTaagtttcaaaaaaaatgataaattactACAACCACCAAAAGGAGTTTTATTGTATGGACATCCTGGTGTTggtaaaacaaaaatagCCCGTACTGTTGCTGGAGAATGTGGTTGtagatttattaattgtGATATGTCTATTATGATGGATAAATATTATGGCGAATCACAAAAAATGATTTCTGCTTTGTTTTCTTTGGCACAAAAATTACAGcctgtaattatttttattgatgaaATAGAAAGTTTTCTTCGTACTCGTAATGAGACTGATAATGAAGTTAATCAAGCATTTAAAGCTCAATTTATGTCACAATGGGATGGTTTTAATGAGTCtaattcaaaaattgttataatgGCTGCTTCAAATTTACCAACTTTAATTGATCCAGCTATACTTAGGAGGATGCCtgttaaaattgaaattcCTCTACCTGATGCTGAAACGAGAATAGCTATgtttaaacattatttaccatctttagatttaaataatgaaaaaattaatataatagatGAAATTGCCACGAAATCACAAGGTTTAAGTTGCGCAGATGTTGTTGAAATTTCTAGAATAGCCGTTATTGATAAAGTTGGTGAATTAATTGATAGTATAGAAATATTAGATGacaattttgaaaaaaatatgcatgg AATTGAAAATGTAAATCATGTAAATTCTGTGTCTGCTGAAGATTTATTAAGATCAGTAACTACATTCGTTAAAGAAAAATCAGGAACAGTAAAAGGAAAtcaatttaattttcaaGAATCTTTACGTGAAATATTTCAAACAGAGACATTTggtgatattaaaaaaaagtattctGATATactaaatattgaaaaagcAGTAGATGAATTAGGAgttgattaa